One Aegilops tauschii subsp. strangulata cultivar AL8/78 chromosome 7, Aet v6.0, whole genome shotgun sequence genomic window carries:
- the LOC109737485 gene encoding uncharacterized protein: MGTVGAWRRAQDGSVTTGEAVEDLDRSPIAAGGGGGGQHEAPNTAGTRAAPIDVEALGDERRSRAKIKRRVVVVDLEADADQEGCGDARTTFNRLSGNKRRKVPPVISLSPDREERSSNQRNSTVRVSRPSANAAPNEPTFTCPVCLNKMELPSATSCGHVFCEKCIKAAIKAQKKCPTCRKRLGPKSYRRVYLPATADQV; this comes from the exons ATGGGTACGGTCGGCGCTTGGAGGCGAGCACAGGATGGTTCCGTCACTACCGGTGAAGCCGTCGAGGACCTGGATCGATCTCCCatcgccgccggcggcggcggcggcggccagcaCGAGGCTCCGAACACCGCGGGCACACGGGCCGCGCCCATTGACGTCGAAGCGCTAGGCGACGAG AGGAGGTCGAGAGCTAAGATAAAGCGCCGTGTGGTTGTTGTGGATCTGGAGGCGGATGCTGATCAGGAAG GTTGTGGTGATGCAAGAACAACATTTAACCGTCTCAGTGGGAACAAAAGGCGGAAGGTTCCACCTGTTATATCCCTTTCTCCGGACAGGGAAGAAAGATCCAGCAATCAG CGAAACAGCACGGTGCGAGTCAGTAGACCAAGTGCCAATGCTGCTCCAAACGAACCGACGTTCACTTGCCCGGTGTGCCTGAACAAGATGGAGCTGCCGTCCGCGACAAGCTGTGGCCATGTCTTCTGTGAGAAGTGCATCAAGGCGGCCATCAAGGCCCAGAAGAAATGCCCTACTTGTAGGAAGAGGCTAGGGCCGAAGAGCTACCGCCGAGTTTACCTACCTGCAACTGCTGATCAAGTCTGA